In one Pseudomonadales bacterium genomic region, the following are encoded:
- a CDS encoding serine hydrolase domain-containing protein, whose protein sequence is MDIVKPETVGLCSERLRRVGLWLERQIESERLAGASVLIGRRGKVAWFETAGLADLASGTPFERDTIVRIYSMTKPITSVAAMLLYEEGCFQLDDPVSGYLPEFADQRVWAGGKAAIDDTVPVTHPMTVQHLMTHTSGLTYGFMQANVVDAAYRKAKLEFPGGEGDLASLVRQVAELPLICQPGSEWNYSVSTDVLGRLVEVWSGQSLGEFFAQRIFEPLGMVDAGFHVRAENHSRFASLYAPRSGGDLSSVGKPGGQIPLSQRGGLKLQEAALQSRFLEPAQLYSGGGGVTASMRDYERFCQMLLRGGELDGVQLLSPKTVEYMRLNHLPDDRDMAGMGQPVWSETSYDGIGFGLGFAVVLDPVKASIITSPGEHHWGGAASTFFWLDPEEELFSIFLTQLMPSSTYPIRRELRARVYQSIIA, encoded by the coding sequence ATGGATATCGTTAAACCGGAAACCGTCGGTTTGTGCAGCGAGCGTCTGCGGCGGGTCGGGCTGTGGCTCGAGCGGCAGATCGAAAGCGAGCGTCTCGCCGGCGCCAGTGTACTGATCGGCCGCAGGGGCAAAGTCGCCTGGTTTGAAACTGCGGGCCTTGCAGACCTTGCCTCCGGCACACCCTTTGAGCGGGACACGATCGTGCGCATCTATTCGATGACCAAACCGATAACTTCGGTTGCCGCGATGCTTCTCTACGAAGAAGGCTGCTTTCAACTCGATGATCCTGTCTCCGGCTATCTTCCGGAGTTTGCAGACCAGCGCGTATGGGCCGGAGGCAAAGCGGCCATTGACGACACGGTGCCAGTGACACACCCGATGACCGTGCAGCATCTGATGACACACACTTCCGGTCTGACCTACGGCTTCATGCAGGCCAATGTGGTCGATGCAGCTTACAGAAAAGCGAAGCTTGAGTTTCCCGGTGGCGAGGGAGATCTGGCATCTCTCGTGCGGCAGGTCGCCGAACTGCCACTCATCTGCCAGCCCGGCAGTGAATGGAACTACAGTGTTTCCACCGATGTGCTCGGCCGCCTGGTGGAGGTCTGGTCCGGCCAGAGCCTGGGTGAGTTCTTTGCTCAGCGTATCTTTGAACCGCTGGGAATGGTGGATGCGGGATTCCATGTGCGGGCGGAAAATCACTCCCGCTTCGCGTCGCTTTATGCCCCCAGATCCGGCGGCGATCTGTCCAGTGTAGGCAAGCCTGGTGGTCAGATCCCGCTGTCCCAGCGCGGCGGCCTGAAACTCCAGGAGGCTGCGCTGCAGAGCCGTTTCCTGGAGCCCGCACAGCTGTATTCCGGCGGTGGCGGGGTGACCGCCAGCATGCGGGATTATGAACGGTTCTGTCAGATGCTGCTGCGAGGCGGTGAACTGGATGGCGTGCAGCTGCTCAGTCCGAAGACTGTGGAATACATGCGGCTCAATCACCTCCCCGACGATCGGGACATGGCCGGGATGGGGCAGCCGGTCTGGAGCGAGACCAGTTACGACGGCATCGGTTTCGGACTCGGCTTTGCCGTGGTGCTGGACCCGGTGAAAGCCAGCATCATCACCTCCCCGGGGGAACACCACTGGGGGGGCGCGGCGAGTACGTTTTTCTGGCTCGATCCGGAAGAGGAACTGTTCAGCATCTTTCTCACCCAGCTGATGCCGTCTTCCACCTACCCGATCCGGCGCG
- a CDS encoding exodeoxyribonuclease III: protein MRILSWNVNGLRACAKKGFLDFLEYSAADIVALQEVRAFPEQLDESVRTPAGWHTVFFPAERPGYSGVALYSRTQPDRVELSLGESRFDIEGRYLEAHFGRMVVASVYFPKGSGRERDNIRVPYKLEFYGAVFDRIEKLRRRGPVFVTGDYNTAHEAIDLARPKGNTKSSGFLPVERAELSRWIEAGWVDTFRSRHPRAEGHYSWWRQFGGARENNVGWRIDYVFASPSADRRVRDAFIWPDVMGSDHCPVGIDLD from the coding sequence ATGCGCATTCTGAGCTGGAACGTCAACGGCCTGCGCGCCTGCGCGAAAAAGGGTTTCCTCGATTTTCTTGAGTACTCTGCGGCGGACATCGTGGCCCTGCAGGAAGTGCGTGCCTTTCCGGAGCAGCTCGACGAATCAGTGCGTACTCCGGCAGGCTGGCACACGGTGTTCTTTCCGGCGGAGCGGCCCGGTTACAGCGGTGTGGCCCTGTACAGTCGTACGCAGCCCGATCGGGTCGAGCTCAGCCTGGGTGAAAGCCGATTCGATATTGAAGGCCGTTATCTGGAGGCCCATTTCGGACGTATGGTTGTCGCCAGCGTGTACTTCCCGAAAGGCAGCGGTCGTGAGAGAGACAACATTCGTGTGCCCTACAAACTGGAATTCTATGGCGCGGTTTTCGATCGCATCGAAAAGCTGCGCCGCCGCGGGCCGGTATTCGTGACAGGCGACTACAACACTGCTCACGAAGCCATTGATCTTGCGCGGCCCAAGGGAAATACCAAATCCAGCGGCTTTCTGCCGGTGGAACGGGCAGAGTTGAGCCGCTGGATTGAGGCAGGCTGGGTCGACACCTTCCGGTCCCGGCACCCCCGGGCTGAAGGGCATTACAGCTGGTGGCGACAGTTCGGTGGTGCCAGGGAAAACAACGTGGGCTGGCGCATCGACTATGTGTTCGCCTCTCCTTCCGCGGACAGGCGTGTACGGGATGCGTTCATCTGGCCCGACGTGATGGGCTCAGATCATTGCCCGGTGGGCATTGATCTCGACTGA
- a CDS encoding carotenoid oxygenase family protein: MMKRRTFVAAGSGMLTALSSGILTPGKSLASGGDQTTTDEEYAAVYLEENFAPVEREVTELELDVVGSIPEELRGRYLRNGPNPMGTVDASTHHWFSGEGMVHGVRLEAGRADWYRNRWVRDADIVEALGEEAAGRKLAGSNNTHVIGHAGRTWAIVEAGSPPVELGYELDTVGANNFFGSLTDMAFSAHPKIDPDTGDLHAMAYSWPGFLDHVQYVHVGRDGRVKETRNIPVPGMVMMHDMSLTPNYVVIYDLPVTISPAMLQRGMNFPFAWNPDYAPRVGLLPRSGGEVLWCDVAPCYVFHPMNAHEDAQGNVVLDVCRYERMFVSDVHGPFGDSLATLDRWTVNPTTRKVSEQRIDDRAQEFPRVHPDLNSKPYRYGYSAAVEDNGFPRINKQDLQTGTTSHFELGAGRHTGEPYFVPRAGASAEDDGYLMSFVFDEGRQKSELLIIDAQDFTRQPLARVLLPARVPYGFHGSWVPDGRDGPSV, translated from the coding sequence ATGATGAAAAGACGGACATTTGTTGCGGCAGGTTCCGGCATGCTGACGGCGCTATCGAGCGGGATCCTGACACCCGGTAAGAGCCTGGCGTCTGGCGGCGATCAGACCACCACGGATGAGGAGTACGCGGCCGTGTATCTCGAAGAAAATTTCGCCCCGGTAGAGAGAGAAGTAACAGAGCTCGAACTCGATGTGGTGGGCAGTATTCCCGAGGAACTGCGTGGCAGGTATCTGCGCAACGGACCCAACCCCATGGGCACGGTGGATGCGAGTACCCATCACTGGTTCTCCGGAGAAGGCATGGTCCATGGTGTGCGTCTGGAAGCGGGTCGCGCAGACTGGTACCGCAACCGCTGGGTGCGTGATGCGGACATTGTCGAAGCGCTCGGTGAGGAGGCGGCCGGACGGAAGCTTGCGGGTTCCAACAATACCCACGTCATCGGTCACGCCGGCCGTACCTGGGCCATCGTCGAAGCGGGTTCTCCACCGGTGGAACTGGGTTACGAACTGGATACGGTAGGTGCGAACAATTTCTTCGGTTCGCTCACCGATATGGCGTTCAGCGCTCATCCTAAAATCGATCCGGATACCGGCGATCTGCATGCCATGGCCTACAGCTGGCCCGGCTTTCTCGATCATGTGCAGTATGTGCACGTGGGTCGTGATGGCCGGGTGAAGGAGACCCGGAACATCCCGGTTCCGGGAATGGTGATGATGCACGACATGAGTCTCACGCCGAACTATGTGGTGATCTACGATCTGCCGGTAACCATCAGCCCGGCAATGCTGCAGCGGGGCATGAATTTTCCTTTCGCCTGGAATCCTGACTATGCGCCGCGCGTCGGGCTGCTGCCGCGCAGTGGCGGCGAAGTGCTGTGGTGCGATGTTGCGCCCTGCTATGTCTTTCACCCCATGAATGCGCATGAGGATGCCCAGGGTAATGTGGTACTCGATGTGTGTCGCTACGAACGGATGTTCGTATCCGATGTGCACGGTCCTTTTGGAGACAGTCTCGCGACCCTGGATCGCTGGACGGTCAACCCCACTACCCGCAAGGTCTCTGAACAGCGTATCGACGATCGGGCCCAGGAGTTTCCCCGCGTACATCCCGATCTCAACAGCAAGCCTTACCGGTATGGTTACTCGGCAGCAGTGGAAGACAACGGCTTTCCGAGAATCAACAAGCAGGATCTGCAGACAGGCACCACCAGTCACTTTGAACTGGGGGCTGGTCGTCACACCGGTGAGCCCTACTTTGTGCCTCGCGCAGGTGCCAGCGCGGAAGACGATGGTTATCTGATGAGCTTCGTGTTCGATGAGGGCAGGCAGAAGAGCGAACTGCTGATCATCGATGCTCAGGACTTCACGCGTCAGCCTCTGGCTCGCGTACTGCTGCCGGCCAGGGTGCCTTACGGATTCCACGGCAGCTGGGTGCCGGATGGACGGGACGGCCCGAGCGTCTGA
- a CDS encoding GNAT family N-acetyltransferase translates to MLAFRSKAYWGYSPEFMAACRAELTWSEADLTAPEFHFQVAASQTDELVGFYAIERLSDDDFELEALFVLPEFIGTGVGRALMTDAITRAAQQGGRRLIIQSDPNAEAFYRSAGGQVVGERESSSIPGRVLPIVEIALQQRVG, encoded by the coding sequence GTGCTCGCTTTCCGTTCGAAAGCGTACTGGGGTTATTCCCCTGAGTTCATGGCGGCCTGTCGGGCCGAGCTGACCTGGAGCGAAGCCGATCTGACTGCACCGGAATTTCACTTCCAGGTTGCAGCCTCGCAGACGGATGAGCTTGTCGGCTTCTACGCCATTGAAAGGCTCAGCGATGACGACTTCGAACTGGAAGCACTGTTCGTGCTGCCGGAGTTCATCGGCACGGGTGTCGGCCGCGCGCTGATGACCGATGCCATCACAAGGGCCGCACAGCAGGGCGGCCGAAGACTGATCATACAGAGCGATCCGAACGCGGAAGCCTTCTACCGTAGTGCGGGTGGCCAGGTTGTCGGTGAGCGGGAATCCTCCAGTATTCCCGGGCGCGTGCTGCCGATAGTTGAGATTGCACTGCAGCAGAGAGTAGGGTGA
- a CDS encoding NADP-dependent oxidoreductase yields MSKLKSREVRLRSRPTGMPQASDFEMAEVDVPEADYGEVVVRNHYMSVDPYMRGRMYDRKSYVPPFKLGEVLQGGAVGEVVVSNNEQFPVGTFVQSNLGWREYAVARGEALTLVDPKLAPLSAYLGVLGMPGMTAYVGLFNAASMKDGETVFVSGAAGAVGSLAGQIAKIRGCRVLGSAGSDEKVAYLTDELGYDFAFNYREGNLLEQLRKGAPDGLDVYFDNVGADHLEAAIFHMRPFGRIALCGAIATYNDAEPRPGPRNLSMAIGLGLRLQGFIVSHYADARNDFIRDVSGWIREGKVKYEETVLDGIERAGEAFQGLFTGANTGKMLVKLI; encoded by the coding sequence ATGAGCAAGCTGAAAAGCCGGGAAGTCCGGCTCAGGAGCCGTCCCACCGGGATGCCCCAGGCATCCGATTTCGAGATGGCGGAAGTCGATGTACCGGAAGCCGACTACGGCGAAGTGGTGGTGCGCAACCACTATATGAGCGTGGACCCCTATATGCGGGGTCGGATGTATGACAGAAAGTCCTATGTCCCTCCATTCAAACTGGGAGAGGTGCTGCAGGGTGGCGCTGTCGGTGAGGTGGTGGTGTCCAACAACGAGCAGTTTCCGGTGGGCACTTTCGTACAGAGCAATCTGGGATGGCGTGAATATGCTGTTGCCCGGGGTGAGGCGCTCACTCTGGTGGATCCGAAACTCGCGCCCCTGTCGGCTTATCTCGGTGTGCTGGGCATGCCGGGGATGACAGCCTATGTCGGCCTGTTCAATGCGGCGTCGATGAAAGACGGTGAAACCGTATTTGTCTCTGGTGCGGCGGGAGCCGTCGGCTCTCTGGCGGGTCAGATCGCGAAGATCCGCGGCTGCCGTGTCCTGGGCAGTGCGGGCAGTGATGAGAAAGTGGCCTACCTCACCGATGAACTCGGCTACGACTTTGCCTTCAACTATCGCGAAGGCAATCTACTGGAACAGCTGCGTAAAGGTGCGCCGGATGGTCTGGATGTCTACTTCGACAATGTGGGTGCCGATCACCTGGAAGCGGCCATATTTCACATGCGACCTTTTGGCCGAATAGCGCTGTGTGGCGCGATTGCGACGTACAACGACGCAGAGCCACGTCCGGGTCCCCGGAACCTGAGCATGGCCATCGGTCTGGGATTGCGCCTCCAGGGTTTCATCGTCTCTCACTATGCCGATGCACGGAATGACTTCATCCGGGACGTGTCGGGCTGGATCAGGGAGGGTAAGGTCAAATATGAGGAAACGGTACTCGATGGCATCGAGCGTGCGGGGGAGGCCTTTCAGGGTCTGTTCACCGGTGCAAACACCGGCAAGATGCTGGTGAAGCTGATCTGA
- a CDS encoding TonB-dependent receptor: MQARSPTIRFHSGSAPVLCTVLLSTLALPSLHAQQSALSEDTIVVSAHRIPTVAGESGSRLSVTDRALIEQRQSVHASDLLQNIPGVAVNRTAGAGSQTQVRVRGAEANQVLVLIDGVEANDPAGNDEFDFSALTAYDIEHIELVRGPQSALWGSDAGAGVIHIRTRTADAPLSGGGFIEGGSLDTLYSGGRIAATGERGALAIAASYYDSRGESAADAGTEKDGYENLTLALNAHLEPSEGLRFGFSARYRDSTSQYDDVDFSTGLPADADRESHDNLLLLNSNAALTLMDGRWDQALKLTYLDSQRRQFADDVQQTRTSADKFGAYYQSTLNLGESRNPDRQRLVLALDHERENFEQRADATLFGNPNQDQEMHNTGLVAEYLIDPLENLHLGASIRRDDNSDFDDITTYRLTSSYLFDTSATRLHASWGTGQKSPTFIERFGYFSDQFLGNPGLKPEKTEGFDIGIEQSLLEGRLSVDVTYFNEELKDEIDGFVFDPDTFLFTADNLSGTSHREGAEVEITAFFGAATTARLSYTYTDALQPDASGGGSSREIRRPRHMASLNLNQGFLDTRGNLNLNLVYSGTQTDQFFPPPVFAAQTIELDDYVLVDIAASYALNERITIYARGTNMFDEKYTNVIGFNTPGRGIYAGVRVGLAR; the protein is encoded by the coding sequence ATGCAGGCACGCTCACCGACCATCAGATTCCACAGCGGCTCTGCGCCAGTGCTGTGCACCGTGCTGCTCAGCACCCTGGCGCTGCCGTCGCTTCATGCGCAGCAGAGTGCGCTGAGCGAAGATACGATCGTCGTCAGCGCACACCGCATTCCCACGGTGGCAGGCGAATCCGGCAGCAGGCTCTCTGTTACGGACCGCGCGCTCATCGAGCAGCGCCAGAGCGTGCACGCCAGCGATCTTCTGCAGAATATTCCAGGTGTCGCGGTGAATCGCACCGCCGGTGCTGGTTCCCAGACCCAGGTTCGGGTGCGCGGTGCTGAGGCAAATCAGGTGCTGGTCCTCATAGATGGTGTGGAAGCCAACGATCCGGCCGGTAACGATGAATTCGATTTCTCGGCGCTGACCGCCTACGACATCGAACACATCGAACTGGTCCGGGGACCGCAGAGCGCGCTGTGGGGCAGTGATGCGGGGGCAGGCGTCATCCATATCAGGACTCGAACTGCCGATGCACCATTGAGCGGAGGTGGGTTCATCGAAGGCGGCAGCCTCGATACGCTCTACAGCGGTGGCCGCATTGCGGCGACCGGAGAACGGGGTGCACTGGCGATTGCCGCCAGTTACTACGACAGCAGGGGTGAAAGCGCCGCAGATGCAGGGACCGAAAAAGACGGCTACGAGAACCTGACCCTCGCGCTCAACGCACACCTGGAACCTTCAGAGGGACTGCGTTTCGGGTTCTCCGCGCGCTACCGTGATTCCACGAGTCAATACGACGATGTCGATTTCAGTACCGGTCTGCCGGCGGATGCAGACAGGGAAAGCCACGACAACCTTCTGCTGCTCAACAGCAACGCTGCCCTGACACTCATGGACGGACGCTGGGATCAGGCACTTAAACTCACCTATCTGGATTCACAGCGCAGGCAGTTTGCGGACGACGTGCAGCAGACGCGGACCAGCGCCGACAAATTCGGCGCCTACTATCAGTCAACGCTGAACCTGGGAGAATCCCGCAACCCGGACCGTCAGCGACTGGTGCTTGCCCTCGATCACGAACGCGAAAATTTCGAGCAGCGCGCGGACGCGACCCTGTTTGGAAATCCCAATCAGGATCAGGAAATGCACAACACCGGGCTGGTGGCCGAGTACCTGATCGATCCGCTGGAAAACCTGCATCTTGGCGCCAGCATCCGCCGCGACGACAACAGTGACTTCGATGACATCACCACCTACCGGCTCACTTCCTCGTATCTGTTCGACACATCGGCCACGCGCCTCCATGCCAGCTGGGGGACCGGCCAGAAATCCCCGACCTTCATCGAGCGCTTCGGCTATTTTTCCGATCAGTTCCTCGGCAATCCCGGCCTGAAGCCCGAAAAGACCGAAGGCTTCGATATCGGCATCGAACAGTCACTGCTCGAAGGGCGCCTGTCCGTCGATGTCACCTATTTCAACGAAGAACTCAAGGACGAGATCGATGGCTTCGTGTTCGATCCGGATACATTTCTCTTTACAGCGGATAATCTGTCCGGAACCAGCCATCGGGAGGGGGCGGAAGTCGAAATCACAGCATTCTTCGGCGCTGCCACCACCGCACGCCTGAGTTACACCTACACCGACGCGCTGCAGCCGGACGCCAGCGGTGGCGGCAGTTCCCGGGAGATCCGCAGGCCCAGACACATGGCGTCCCTGAATCTGAATCAGGGGTTCCTCGACACCCGCGGGAATCTCAATCTGAATCTGGTGTACAGCGGCACCCAGACCGATCAGTTTTTCCCGCCACCTGTTTTCGCAGCGCAGACGATTGAACTCGACGACTACGTCCTGGTGGACATCGCCGCCAGCTATGCGCTCAACGAACGCATCACGATCTATGCCCGCGGCACCAATATGTTCGATGAGAAATACACGAACGTCATTGGCTTCAACACACCCGGTCGTGGTATCTATGCCGGCGTGCGGGTTGGTCTTGCCCGCTGA
- a CDS encoding TCR/Tet family MFS transporter has protein sequence MRRPTGSQAFAFVFITALLDSIGFGIIMPVLPQLVMEVTGEGLAGAARYGGGLMFAYAGMQFFLAPVIGNLSDRFGRRPILLASLFVLSIDYLIMWWAPSFAWLLLGRIIAGAAASTYSTCNAFVADISPPEKRAQNFGLMGAAFGAGFIIGPVIGGFMGEFGPRVPFLAAAVLSMANLLYGFLVLPETLPVDRRRAFLWARANPTGTLSALRRYPMVFGLIGAYFLFQLGHHVLPATWSYFAIERFDWSPKEIGYSLGAVGVLMVLNQAVLLRYALPKLGTRRAGIVGFSFSIFAFVAYAFATQGWMIYVIMIPGALQGFASPAMQGIMSGEVPGNEQGELQGGLASMSSLTSILSPPFMTQVFAFFTATGTPLYLPGAPFLAAAVLTVMGLVLFMRATVSLGPAAAGSAHALD, from the coding sequence GTGAGACGTCCCACAGGATCCCAGGCGTTCGCCTTCGTGTTCATCACTGCACTGCTGGATTCCATCGGTTTCGGCATCATCATGCCCGTGCTGCCCCAGCTGGTGATGGAAGTCACCGGCGAAGGACTTGCCGGTGCTGCCCGCTACGGCGGCGGGCTGATGTTCGCCTATGCCGGCATGCAGTTCTTCCTCGCTCCGGTGATCGGCAATCTCTCCGACCGGTTCGGCCGCAGACCGATACTGCTGGCTTCACTCTTTGTGCTCAGCATCGACTATCTGATCATGTGGTGGGCACCGTCCTTTGCCTGGCTGCTGCTCGGCCGCATCATTGCGGGTGCTGCGGCATCCACTTACAGCACCTGCAATGCCTTTGTCGCCGACATCAGCCCACCGGAAAAGCGTGCACAGAATTTCGGGCTGATGGGGGCAGCATTCGGTGCGGGATTCATCATCGGCCCTGTAATCGGCGGTTTCATGGGCGAGTTCGGTCCCAGGGTCCCCTTTCTCGCCGCAGCCGTCCTCTCCATGGCCAACCTTCTGTATGGCTTCCTGGTGCTGCCGGAAACTCTGCCGGTGGATAGGCGCCGCGCCTTCCTGTGGGCCCGGGCCAATCCCACCGGTACCCTGAGTGCGCTGCGCCGCTACCCCATGGTATTCGGACTGATCGGCGCCTATTTCCTGTTTCAGCTCGGCCACCACGTGCTGCCTGCCACCTGGAGTTATTTCGCGATCGAGCGTTTCGACTGGTCACCGAAGGAGATCGGCTATTCACTGGGTGCGGTGGGTGTACTGATGGTACTGAACCAGGCAGTACTGCTGCGCTATGCGCTGCCGAAACTGGGCACCCGGCGTGCCGGCATCGTCGGCTTCAGTTTTTCCATTTTTGCCTTCGTGGCCTACGCGTTTGCCACCCAGGGCTGGATGATCTACGTGATCATGATTCCCGGCGCGCTCCAGGGATTCGCCTCACCGGCCATGCAGGGCATCATGTCCGGTGAAGTTCCCGGCAATGAACAGGGCGAACTGCAGGGCGGGCTTGCCAGCATGTCGAGCCTGACCTCCATTCTGAGTCCACCCTTCATGACCCAGGTGTTTGCCTTCTTTACTGCCACAGGCACTCCCCTCTACCTGCCGGGTGCGCCCTTTCTGGCCGCGGCTGTGTTAACGGTGATGGGACTGGTGCTGTTCATGCGGGCGACTGTCAGCCTGGGACCGGCTGCTGCCGGGTCAGCGCACGCGCTCGATTGA
- a CDS encoding DUF2238 domain-containing protein, with protein MTEKSPVSFEHKVLLALTAAVFTWSAIGPFDRLTWLLEVAPVLIGLLILVPTYQAHRLSPLLYRLILLHAVILMVGGHYTYAQVPAGFWLQDALDLSRNHYDRLGHLAQGFVPAILAREMLLKYSPLQRGRWLGFLSVSVCLAFSALYEMLEWWAAVAWGADAESFLATQGDVWDTQWDMFLALLGATASIFLLSGMHDRSLEHARSIERVR; from the coding sequence GTGACTGAGAAAAGTCCGGTGTCTTTCGAACACAAAGTGCTGCTGGCTCTCACTGCGGCGGTGTTCACCTGGTCTGCCATCGGGCCCTTTGATCGTCTCACCTGGCTGCTCGAAGTGGCGCCGGTGCTGATTGGTCTCCTGATTCTGGTGCCCACCTATCAGGCCCATCGACTGTCACCGCTGCTGTATCGACTCATCCTGCTGCATGCGGTGATTCTGATGGTCGGCGGACACTACACCTATGCCCAGGTGCCGGCGGGGTTCTGGCTGCAGGATGCCCTGGATCTGTCCCGCAATCACTACGATCGACTCGGACATCTCGCCCAGGGATTTGTCCCCGCTATCCTGGCCCGGGAGATGCTGCTGAAATATTCACCGCTGCAGCGGGGACGCTGGCTGGGATTTCTCAGTGTCAGCGTGTGTCTCGCCTTCAGTGCGCTCTATGAAATGCTCGAATGGTGGGCGGCGGTGGCCTGGGGTGCCGATGCCGAATCTTTCCTTGCGACCCAGGGCGATGTCTGGGACACCCAGTGGGACATGTTTCTGGCGCTGCTTGGCGCAACGGCGTCCATCTTTCTGTTATCGGGTATGCATGACCGCTCACTTGAGCACGCGCGCTCAATCGAGCGCGTGCGCTGA
- a CDS encoding ATP-binding cassette domain-containing protein: MSDQPLLDVQDLRVHFPVKGGVLMRAREYNRAVDGISLQIRAGETLGLVGESGCGKSTLGKAIVRLLKPTAGSVTFEGRDITELSARSMKPLRRDLQMIFQDPAESLNSRHTVGSIVREAFEIHGIRDTVWRDQRVLELLRQVGLPASAADRYPFEFSGGQRQRIGIARAIALEPKLVICDEPVSALDVSIQSQILNLLLDLQRDMGLAYLFIAHDLAVVKHISDRIAIMYLGHVMEIGGADEVYAAARHPYTRALIAAIPEPDPSRRNRARVVLGGEVPSPINPPSGCVFHTRCPHAQPLCQSERPKLRDIVASDGVAHQVACHFDL; encoded by the coding sequence TTGTCTGATCAGCCTCTGCTCGATGTACAGGACCTGCGCGTGCACTTCCCGGTGAAAGGCGGTGTCCTCATGCGTGCCCGCGAATACAACCGGGCGGTGGATGGCATCAGCCTGCAGATCCGCGCGGGGGAGACTCTGGGTCTGGTGGGTGAGTCGGGATGCGGTAAATCGACCCTCGGCAAGGCGATCGTGCGACTGCTGAAACCGACGGCGGGTTCGGTCACTTTCGAAGGCCGTGACATTACAGAACTGTCCGCGCGATCGATGAAGCCGCTGCGCAGAGACCTGCAGATGATTTTTCAGGATCCTGCGGAGAGCCTGAACAGCCGTCATACCGTGGGCAGCATTGTGCGCGAGGCTTTCGAAATACACGGGATCAGAGACACGGTCTGGCGCGACCAGCGGGTACTGGAACTGCTGCGTCAGGTCGGACTTCCGGCAAGCGCCGCTGATCGCTATCCGTTCGAGTTCTCCGGCGGCCAGCGGCAGCGCATCGGTATCGCTAGGGCGATTGCACTGGAACCGAAACTTGTAATCTGCGATGAACCGGTGTCCGCACTCGATGTGTCGATCCAGAGCCAGATTCTCAATCTGCTGCTGGATCTGCAGCGGGATATGGGCCTTGCCTACCTCTTCATCGCCCATGATCTGGCGGTGGTGAAACACATCAGTGATCGGATTGCCATCATGTATCTGGGACATGTGATGGAGATTGGCGGAGCGGACGAAGTCTATGCTGCGGCCAGACATCCGTACACCAGGGCGCTGATCGCGGCCATTCCGGAACCCGATCCTTCGCGACGAAATCGTGCGCGGGTGGTGCTGGGTGGAGAAGTCCCCAGCCCGATCAACCCGCCCTCCGGGTGTGTGTTCCACACCCGCTGTCCCCACGCACAGCCACTCTGTCAGAGTGAGCGACCAAAGTTACGGGATATCGTTGCATCGGATGGTGTGGCCCATCAGGTCGCCTGTCATTTTGATCTCTGA